The bacterium region GAAGCGGTCCTGAGCCGGCATGTCAAGACGTCCGGTCTTCGGGCGTGCACCGTGGAGTTGGGCCACTTGACTCACATCCCGAAACAGGAAAAGCATGGATTCCTCAGGGGGTACGTGGGCAAGCTCAAGGCAACCTGGCAGATCGCCAAGTGGAGCGGCCGAAACGGTGGCGCCAAGGCGTAACGCTTCACCCCGCCACCATCCGCACGCGCTCTCCCACCTTGGGTACCAGTGACGACCGATCGACCTCGGCGCAGTAGTCGAGATCGCCCGCCAGCCCAATCTCGATCACATTCTGTCCGGCGCGTGTCTGGCGGAACAGCACGGCCGGATCCTCTACGCTTCGGTAGAGCATCCGGGCCGCCGACGCGGCATCCGTCAGGGTGAGATCGGGTTGCAGATCCACGGCGGCTGCTACGATAGCGCCCGCTGTGTACGCGTCATCGAGACTGAACCGACCTTCTCGACCCGCGCACATCACGGAGAGCTCGTGATCGGCTCCGGCCGCCGCTGCGAGGGCGACCCGGGCCGCCGCCGTTCGGTTGCGAAGACAGCCCATGAAGATGGCGGCACCGTCACGGGCCGCATGGACGGCCCGGGTGCCGTTTGTGGTCGCAAACACCACGCGCCGCCCGGCCAGGCGAGCGTCCGAGAATGCGGGGGGGCTGTTCCCGAAGTCGAACCCGACCGGCGTGCGCCCGTGCTGCTCGCCTGCCAGCAAGACCTCTGAGTGTGCTCGGCGATAGGTCCGGGCCGCCTCAAGGGTGGGCGCGATCAACACCTCGGCACAACCCCCTTCGAGCATGGCGAGCACGGATGTCGTGGCCCGGATGACATCGATCACCACAACGATGCGGCCGCGGAGGGGCCCGGCTTCCTCGGGGAGGAACGCGACGTGCACTTCCACCAGGGCTAGAACACCGCGCCCCCGCCCGTGCCCAACTTCCTCTTCTGCGTGTCGTACGTGATCGCGTCGGCCAGCTGCTTCCGGAACTGCTCGGCCAGCGCCCGCGGGGACATCTTGGAAAACGCGGCGTCTTGCGCGGTGACATCGAACAACCGGATCTGGCCGCCGATCACCGACCACTGATCCGTGATGTTCACGGCCCGGACATCGTACGGCCCGGGATCGGTGTTGAAGAATAGATTGAGCCGGTCGAGCAGCGCCTTGGCGCGCTCCGCCACCGGTTGCCCCGCCCCCCCTGCGCCCAACTGAATGACCGGCCGGCCGTCCACAAGGATGGTGACGGGTTGGTTGTCGACGGGAAACTGCGGGTCGAGCGCGAGCCGGAGGTACCCTTGCGCGACCCGGCGGACGATCGGGACGCCGCGCGTTACCAGGTCTCTCTGGATGTAGGCGACGCGCTCGTCCGGCCTCGGGTGATCGTAGTACAGCTCCGCATAGTCCGGCTGACCGGTCAGCTTGTCCGCCTGGGCGAGATGTTCCATGAGCGTCAGCATCGCCACCGGAGAGTAGTTCGTCTTCGCAAGATAGGTAATCCCGGTGAGGTCGGCCTCCTTCTCAAGATCGCGCTGATAGTTGGCGAGGGCCCCCTGGGTGGATACCGCGACACCGTACAGCGGTGCCGCCGAATGCGCCAGCACCGCAATGGCCGCGGAGATGATGAGGGCCGGAAGCATGCGGCGCTGTCGCTCCTGTTGAATGAAGTAGTGCCGGTGGGCTACGTGGGTGAGCTCGTGCGCCAGCACCGCGGCGAGTTCGTGATCCGACCGCACGAACTTCATCATTCCTCTGGTAACGTACACCCAGCCGCCGGGGACGCCGAGGGCGTTCACGCCGGGGATATCGATGATCTTGAAATGATACTGAATATCCTGGCGGTCCACGACCCGAACGAGGGTGTCCGACACGGCGGTGAGCCGATCGTTCATCACGGGATCGGTGACGACCCGAAAATGAGACTCGATCTCCTTGGCGGCCTGGGCGCCGAGCTTGACCTCGTCACTCGTCTGATCCGCGCGGGCACCCACGGGCAAAAGCAGCGCACAGAGGGCCGCGCCGAGAAAGACCGTCGCCGCCTGCCGTGTCCGTCTTGAGAACCCGAGATGACGCTGCATAGGCCTCTACGCGGAATCACGGAGCCGTGAACGCCGTCCTAAGCCCGGCTCCCTCGCGCACCCTTCCATTATATACAATCTATACCCACGGTTTTGCATCCTTACCCTTCTAAGATCCGGGCCGGGGCGCACGGACTCTCTCAGCGAGGGCGGGCAACCATGACGGCGATCAGTCCGGCGATGGCAACGATCTCTCCAAGAACCGCAGCCCGTGCCGTGCGCGGAGAGGCGCCGCGGCTGTTATATGGGGCCGCGGCAATGAAGACCCCCAAGCGATCCGTGTTCGCCAGAACCTGCTGGCTGCCGGTAAACACCTGCGCCGTCAGAGGGACCCACGCCGGCTCGCCCAGCCGTAGAAGCTGAGGGGCGTGCACCGGGTAGCGGAGGACGATGGTGGCGGGAGCCGTGAGCACGGCCGGCGCTCCTGAAGCCGCATAACTGGCTTCGACCCTGTACGCGTTTCCATC contains the following coding sequences:
- a CDS encoding 2-phosphosulfolactate phosphatase, whose protein sequence is MEVHVAFLPEEAGPLRGRIVVVIDVIRATTSVLAMLEGGCAEVLIAPTLEAARTYRRAHSEVLLAGEQHGRTPVGFDFGNSPPAFSDARLAGRRVVFATTNGTRAVHAARDGAAIFMGCLRNRTAAARVALAAAAGADHELSVMCAGREGRFSLDDAYTAGAIVAAAVDLQPDLTLTDAASAARMLYRSVEDPAVLFRQTRAGQNVIEIGLAGDLDYCAEVDRSSLVPKVGERVRMVAG
- a CDS encoding M48 family metalloprotease — translated: MQRHLGFSRRTRQAATVFLGAALCALLLPVGARADQTSDEVKLGAQAAKEIESHFRVVTDPVMNDRLTAVSDTLVRVVDRQDIQYHFKIIDIPGVNALGVPGGWVYVTRGMMKFVRSDHELAAVLAHELTHVAHRHYFIQQERQRRMLPALIISAAIAVLAHSAAPLYGVAVSTQGALANYQRDLEKEADLTGITYLAKTNYSPVAMLTLMEHLAQADKLTGQPDYAELYYDHPRPDERVAYIQRDLVTRGVPIVRRVAQGYLRLALDPQFPVDNQPVTILVDGRPVIQLGAGGAGQPVAERAKALLDRLNLFFNTDPGPYDVRAVNITDQWSVIGGQIRLFDVTAQDAAFSKMSPRALAEQFRKQLADAITYDTQKRKLGTGGGAVF